In Triticum aestivum cultivar Chinese Spring chromosome 5B, IWGSC CS RefSeq v2.1, whole genome shotgun sequence, the following proteins share a genomic window:
- the LOC123112733 gene encoding UDP-glucosyltransferase UGT13248 has translation MAADDSDHGGAIHVLLLPYPSQGHINPFLQFGKRLASHAGVRCTLAVTRYLLGQGRDPCPGAVHLAEISDGFDSGGFAEAAGDVAAYLARLESVGSRTVDELLRSEAEKGRPVRAVVYDAFLQPWAPSVARRHGAACASLFTQAPAVNVAYAHAGAGRLTAPVVAGNVPPELPGLPARLGPDDVPSFLAKPDDCPAYLDLLVRQFVGLDAADYVLINSFHELQPLESEYMASTWGAKTVGPTVPSAYLDNRLPDDASYGFHLHTPTTAATKAWLDARPARSVAYVSFGSIAALGPEQMEEVAEGLFNSGASFLWVVRALETSKIPDGFADKAGGSGLIVPWSAQLEVLAHGAVGCFVTHCGWNSTTEALSAGVPMVAVPHWSDQPTNAKYIEDVWRVGVRARPDAVGVVRREEVEHCVREVMGSEEYRTRATEWSVKTKAAMSEGGSSDRNILEFLRGLGSRKSERWRAAEDL, from the exons ATGGCGGCTGATGACTCGGACCACGGCGGCGCCATCCACGTCCTCCTGCTACCGTACCCGAGCCAGGGCCACATCAACCCGTTCCTCCAGTTCGGCAAGCGCCTCGCCTCCCACGCCGGCGTCCGCTGCACGCTCGCCGTCACGCGCTACCTGCTCGGCCAGGGCCGGGACCCGTGCCCCGGCGCCGTCCACCTTGCCGAGATCTCCGACGGCTTCGACAGCGGCGGCTTCGCCGAGGCCGCCGGCGACGTCGCCGCGTACCTCGCCCGGCTGGAGTCCGTCGGGTCACGCACTGTCGACGAGCTGCTGCGGTCCGAGGCGGAGAAGGGCCGGCCCGTGCGCGCCGTGGTCTACGACGCGTTCCTGCAGCCGTGGGCGCCAAGCGTGGCCCGGCGGCATGGCGCCGCGTGCGCGTCCCTCTTCACGCAGGCGCCCGCGGTGAACGTAGCCTACGCGCACGCCGGGGCTGGGCGGCTGACCGCGCCGGTCGTCGCCGGCAACGTGCCGCCGGAGCTGCCCGGGCTGCCGGCTCGGCTCGGACCAGACGACGTGCCCTCGTTCCTGGCCAAGCCCGACGACTGCCCCGCGTACCTCGACCTGCTGGTGAGGCAGTTCGTGGGCCTCGATGCCGCCGATTACGTGCTCATCAACTCCTTCCACGAGCTGCAGCCACTG GAATCGGAGTACATGGCGTCGACGTGGGGGGCCAAGACGGTAGGCCCGACGGTGCCCTCGGCGTACCTGGACAACCGCCTGCCGGACGACGCCTCCTACGGCTTCCACCTGCACACGCCGACGACGGCCGCGACCAAGGCGTGGTTGGACGCCCGGCCGGCGCGCTCCGTCGCGTACGTCTCCTTCGGCAGCATCGCCGCGCTGGGGCCGGAGCAGATGGAGGAGGTGGCGGAAGGCCTTTTCAACAGCGGCGCGTCCTTCCTGTGGGTTGTCAGGGCCTTGGAGACGTCCAAGATCCCCGACGGCTTCGCCGACAAGGCGGGCGGGAGCGGCTTGATCGTGCCATGGTCGGCGCAGCTGGAGGTGCTGGCGCACGGCGCCGTTGGGTGCTTCGTGacgcactgcgggtggaactcgACAACGGAGGCGCTGAGCGCCGGGGTGCCGATGGTGGCGGTGCCGCACTGGTCGGACCAGCCGACGAACGCCAAGTACATCGAGGACGTGTGGCGCGTCGGCGTGCGGGCGCGGCCGGACGCGGTTGGGGTGGTGAGGCGGGAGGAGGTGGAGCATTGCGTGAGGGAGGTGATGGGGAGCGAGGAGTACCGGACGAGGGCGACGGAGTGGAGTGTGAAGACGAAGGCGGCCATGAGCGAAGGCGGGAGCTCCGACCGCAACATCTTGGAGTTTCTCCGTGGACTCGGATCGAGGAAATCCGAGCGGTGGAGAGCGGCGGAAGATCTGTAG